The nucleotide window TATGATTTCAGTAATACATGTTCTTAATAAAATCGCCTTTTTTTCCagtttaatgttttttcttttctgaattatcaccaaaaatgtataaaatcaaatttagtgGTTTGCGTTTGACTTGTTTTTCTTGAAATGTGAgaaatcattaaattattttgttaaatttccaCGTGTGTTTAGCTTGttaaaaaggcaaaaacacactagaaattgaaaaaaaaaaaaaaagttgtggcTTCGAGACAAAGGTCACAATCCAAGCAAATTTTGCAGATATAGCAGCACAGCAAATTTAGCacatataagaaaaagaaacgaAACTTGTTTAGATCATGACACATGGTGTAAGGACTAAGGTcataattgcttttttttttttagtatgctTCTTtagctgaaaaaaaaattaataaaaataatcaagcTAACGCGCGACGAAGATAATCACAAAtaggtataatatattttgcatttttttgggtaaataagttaaacaaatttaaacCATTCACTTCATATCTATAAATGTCTTTATGTATGTTGTAGTTTTTTTAACAATGTTTTAATTGCAGTTTCTTAAACTGAGTTTTTAAAATTGTAGTTAACATTAAGGAAACCGgcatatttttgttattgtatagttttttttaatgttttatcacCATTAAAGAAGTTTTTCTAATTGTTTTATCTAGCCAGAAAATGTTGCCATATATTTGTGAGAGACTATAtggacaaatatatattttttatcaccaAAGAAAGGATTATAGGGGCAAATGTATGAGTGGGACTGAGGGAGACTAAAATCTATGTTCTACAtgaaaattaacatttaaaataaaaaataatattctataTAATATGCGTATTAAAATACTACTAGTTAATGAAAAATTGTAAATTctaattgttttattatttaggagagaaaaagaaaagaaaagaaaaaaagctcaCCTATCCGTTCCAGTGTTCCAGACTTGCAGTAAGGAACGTGAAGCAACTCAAATTTTTGGTCCTCTTAACggtaaattaaattagggtttGAGAAGAAGAGAGTCTTAGCACTCTCCAATGGCGACGAGGGTCCACCAATTCTTCGACGAACTCGAAGCGAAGAAAACCATTCTGGCGAAATGCACCGACCTCTTCACCACCCTCTCCACCCACTTCTCCTCCCTCCAACACTCCATCTCCGAAAAATCCCAATCCCTCGATTCAAACCTACAATCTCTCGATTCCCTCTCCAAAGAAACCCTCGAATCCCTCCACCGCCGTGAGACCTCCATCCCCGAGCGCGAGTCCGCCGCCGCCGCCCGCATCGAGGAGCAGAGGGAGGCCGCGCTCGCCGACCTCCGCGCCACGCATCCACCTGACCCCGACCTCTCCGCCACGCTCAAATCCCTCTGGCGGAAGATGGACGCCCCCGCGCTGCTGCGCTTCGTGGTGTCCAAGCGGAAGGAGTCGGCGTCGCTGCGGGCGGAGATAGCGGCGGCGATGGCGGAGGCGGTGGACCCGGCGCGGCTGGTGGTTGAGGCGGTGGAGGAGTTTCTGAAGAGCAAGGTGGCCAAGTCCGGGGTGACGGATAAGAGGTGGGCGTGCGGGCTTGTGATTCAGGCGCTGATGGTTTCGGAGTCGGAGTCGAGGGAATATTCAAGAAGGATCTCGGAGAGAGCCGTTTCGGTTGTGGAAATGTGGAAGGAGCATTTGGATGGAGAATCCGAGAGTGGTGCTGCCGAAGTGGTCATGTTTCTGCAGATGGTCGTTTGTTTCGGCTTGAGGTCTAGGTTTGATGATGAGTATTTGAGGAAGCTCGTTATGCAGTTTGCTTCTAGAAGGGACATGGCAAAGCTTGCTGCTTCCTTACAGTTCGGGGACAAGATCATAGGTTCGTCTTTTCTTTGCCAACTTACATTTCTGTTAAATTCTGTGTTtattaattttgcaaaaaaaatatatcaatggaCACCCAGTGCTTCGTGACACTTGGAGAGAGAAATGTAGTATCATGTAATAGGAAGAGAGGTACAGTGAAATAATTGATGGAGTGTGTGGTGTCTGAATGTTATTActctatttctctctttttttactcTCAAATAGCTTCTGGGTgtcaaaaaatcatttttctacTCTATAATTTATAGGCTAAAATGCAAGGAACCTTCTTCAACTATGGCTCatctgttaaaaaataaataaataagaataccCTCTCTTCTGTGGTGATGAACTTCATCTCAATTTTTAGGGGGTGCTAGATGTTATTCCAACATTGtacatttatttttcacttgCACTTTATCGTACTACGAGTCAGCAACAATTGAGTTCTTTCTGCATTTCGCTAGCAATTAAGACAATAGAAATATGGAGTAGGGGAAATGCTTTTATAAATTTCAACGGCCTGAAAGTATTATTGAAGCTCCTCCACTTGTTCTTTGCTTTGTCTGCTTCTATGTCATGCCACTGCCTCCCTGTGCATTTAAATTCCTAGAAATCACTCCCCAACCTCCCAGAAACATGTGCATAACATCAGTAGCTGACTGACTAACTAACATTCATTTCTTATCTATATTTACATAACACAGTGCAGGTTTGGATTAGCTTATTTTGGGTAAATATTTGTTGCTCTTTGTAAATTCCTCAGTGaacttttgaaaagaaagcaattATTTGTTCAAAATTGAGCTGAAATAAATGTGTCATCAGCTGTGGGATGCACCCTTCTGCAGCCATTCCTTTTTTAACCTGCGTTGTCAGAGTTGATGTTATCCGGTGGTGGGGGCATGCAATCAACTGTGAGTCTATGACAACCACTTATCTTTTCTTAGTAGGCAATGGAATTTGGAGCTGGAGTCCATTCCATATGTGATATGTGGCCTACAAAAGTGGCAAAGATGGGGTGAAAATGAAGGAAGCTGAAATTTTATGGTAGAGTTGGGTTGAGAAAAAGGGAAGTCTTGTAGTAAATTAGTAGGAAAGGGTGACTGCCAAAAGATTTTGTGATGGTGGTAGTGGAAAATGGTGCAAATGGGCTGAGAAAAATTAGTAATTGAATCATTAAGTGTTTGGATAGAGAGTTTACAGGTTTTCTGCTTACATTTCTGAGCTTAGGTGCATGTTTGGATTTCAGTTCAAAATGTGGGGCATGAATTCCGAAGTAAATCTAATGGTCCACAAACTCAATTTTGCAAAAGGAAGGATCTGGATGCTTTTGCAAACTTCATTTTGCTCCAAACGTCTGTTTGCAACTAAAAAGCAAACATGCACTAGGGAATCAGTCATGTTGAGAGCTCAGAATATACCTGAGTTTTCTGCACATAATCatagttgaaacttgaaagcggTTCCTGTGTATTAGCTTATTTTCATATTCCTAAGTATGTTGGTAtggcattctttttttttttttttaaaatattcatcagTTTTAAGAATTCTGATAAATCCCCAAGAGTTAGTATGGAGAGCATGATTTAGAACAGGGCTATGGGATTTTGGgtcatcaaaattttaaaatacaatggAGTTGATTGAaatctaaatatttttcttaaaggaGTTTGGttgtttcttttcctttcaaaaTAGATTTTATTGACTTGAAAGCATTTCTTTGTGCCACCCtgcttattttctctttcaatgATACACCTGCACATTGGTAAATGTTAACATGCCAGAGCCTCCTACTTGTTATGTTAGCTATTACCTTTCATCAAAGTATTTTGATTTCCTATACTTCCACAAATCCAACTCAAATTTCCCATTACACCTACCCTTTTAGATGTATAGGTGTAGCTGTTTAACAGAGTTAATTTTTCTCTGTAATAAAGTAGATGCCATAAGACATGGCCTAAATGGTAAATCAAATGCTAAGAGAAATTCAGTTGTATTATCTTATACAGCTTTTACCTTGATTCTGATTTATTTGACACTCATTGTCATACTTCTAAACTTCTCATTgtgattcttcttcttttttggcCAATGCATGCATATTTGCATAGACTAATTAAAGCAAATGATATATGCAGATATTATAGatgaactaattaaaaatgGCAAAGAGATAGAAGCTGTTTATTTTGCTTCAGAATCTGGTTTGACTGAAAGATTTCCTCCGATCGACCTACTCAAGTCCTACCATCGGAACTACAAAAAGAATGTCAGTACCGCATTGAAAAAGGGAAACAACAATCGTGCTACTACGGTATGCATAACTACCTTTCTGTTCTAATTCACTTTCATTAGTGTGTTTATGTTGAATCAAAAAGAATGTATGCCATTGATGGATTGCATTCTTAAATCTgtctctatcatttttcaggATGATTCAAGCACTTCAGAGTTGAATTCCATTAAGGCTATAATCAAATGTGTAGAAGATCACAAGCTTGAATCAGAATTTAACCTTGATAATTTGAGGAAGTGGGCTACCCTTCTGGAGAAAGCCAAggctgaaaagaaaaagagttcgACATCCGGAAGTAAACCTCAGAACAAGCGAGGCAGTGGATCCAGCTCTTCACGTCCAGCCAAATCAGCCAAATTTAGCAGTGCGCACTCATCATCTTTCAGTCGCAGGAACCTGGCACCTTCTCTACAACCCAGTCCCGGTGCAAGATTTTCTGTTCCATTCAACTACCCCAGCCAGACCATATACGATGGAGCAACTGCTAATCTTTACACAGCAACCTATGGAACTTCCCACACTCAAAGCCCGGCTGGAATAACACAACAGCACTACTCTATTCCTGTTGACAATTTGGGTCCGTCTGGTTACCGGTCTAGTGGTTCTTATTCAGCACAGACTAGCTATGGCCTGTATGATTACAGAAATGGTGCTCCTCCAACTTATCCACCTCCGTACACAGTAGATCAAACCACTTACAGGGGTTAATTATTCGACTCCCTCTCCCCCTGGTTATAGTCCTTTTTCTGCCTGTTTGATGTTACTTTCATCTATTTTGTTTCTCGTTTTGTGCATGttaaaattggaaataaaatagtttttattctttttcttctgggAGTACTCCGTATAACCGCCTGAGCTGATTAGTCCCAGGTTTGTTtcgccttttcctttttcttttatttgttctgGGCTATTTTCTACATCTCAATGGCGTTTCGGTGTATTGTCATATTAGCTTCCAAAAGAACTGGTAAAATTGTTAACCTAGTTATATCTAtatgcttttaatttttaatcgcAATAAAATGCGATCAACATATCCTTTACAGCACGAGTCTATGTTAACTGACGTTCAATGTCCTAAAAATGTGAAAAGGGCTTTGTTTAGATTAATGAATTTCAGTTTAGGAATCTATATCTTAAAAGAGATTAGTCTCGGGAATATTTTTGGTGCATACCAAAACATTTGTTACAGCAGATAtttttagactaacttaaagtCATTGCCCAAAGAATCACCGAGAACAGAGAAGACAATTGCTATTCACTCTCCCGCAATAATATAGATAAAGATTGCTTGTATGACTAGCTTCGGAAATGTTATTAAGTTCACAATAATCTCCATAGGACAATACGTGAGAGTCTGACAAATCACGTAACATATTAGGAAAGCAGcgcattttattttcattttgtcctTTTGTTTTTGCTAAAAATGACTAGGTTTCGCCTAATAATATACCATTGTGTTTTAACCGtgaacttattatgatttatcaCGCGGCATAATCTTTTTGCagcatttaatttaatgttCAATAATTAAGACATATCTTGAGAAGATATAATCTGACAAGATTAATCAGACAACAGCTGCAGGAAACGTGTTTTTGGCATGTGCTggttatttaaaacaaaaaatttgtgcACG belongs to Glycine soja cultivar W05 chromosome 5, ASM419377v2, whole genome shotgun sequence and includes:
- the LOC114413590 gene encoding FRIGIDA-like protein 4a, producing MATRVHQFFDELEAKKTILAKCTDLFTTLSTHFSSLQHSISEKSQSLDSNLQSLDSLSKETLESLHRRETSIPERESAAAARIEEQREAALADLRATHPPDPDLSATLKSLWRKMDAPALLRFVVSKRKESASLRAEIAAAMAEAVDPARLVVEAVEEFLKSKVAKSGVTDKRWACGLVIQALMVSESESREYSRRISERAVSVVEMWKEHLDGESESGAAEVVMFLQMVVCFGLRSRFDDEYLRKLVMQFASRRDMAKLAASLQFGDKIIDIIDELIKNGKEIEAVYFASESGLTERFPPIDLLKSYHRNYKKNVSTALKKGNNNRATTDDSSTSELNSIKAIIKCVEDHKLESEFNLDNLRKWATLLEKAKAEKKKSSTSGSKPQNKRGSGSSSSRPAKSAKFSSAHSSSFSRRNLAPSLQPSPGARFSVPFNYPSQTIYDGATANLYTATYGTSHTQSPAGITQQHYSIPVDNLGPSGYRSSGSYSAQTSYGLYDYRNGAPPTYPPPYTVDQTTYRG